From one Phycodurus eques isolate BA_2022a chromosome 19, UOR_Pequ_1.1, whole genome shotgun sequence genomic stretch:
- the psme3 gene encoding proteasome activator complex subunit 3 → MLLGRSRFTHRQHKMSSLLKVDNEIKTKVDAFRERITAEAEDLVANFFPKKLLELDHFLKEPIINIVELKEIHSDINLMVPDPILLSNLHDGLDAQNAKKRKLEDGDAEDKVTGTKVFVMPGGMMKSNGNLVDLIEKVKPEIRTLIEKCNTVKMWVQLLIPRIEDGNNFGVSIQEETVAELRTVEGEAASYLDQISRYYITRAKLVSKIAKYPHVEDYRRTVTEIDEKEYISLKIIVSELRNQYVALHDMILKNIEKIKRPRSSNAEALY, encoded by the exons ATGCTGTTGGGACGCTCGCGCTTCACCCACCGACAGCATAAGATGTCTTCACTGCTCAAGGTGGACAATGAAATTAAAACCAAG GTTGATGCATTTAGAGAACGTATCACTGCAGAA gctgAGGACCTAGTGGCTAATTTTTTCCCAAAGAAATTACTGGAACTTGATCACTTCCTTAAG gagccaatcataaACATCGTAGAGCTGAAGGAGATCCACTCTGACATCAACCTGATGGTTCCCGACCCCATCCTGCTCTCCAACCTTCACGATGGACTCGACGCG CAAAATGCCAAAAAGAGAAAGCTGGAGGACGGAGATGCAGAGGACAAGG TGACCGGCACCAAGGTCTTCGTCATGCCCGGCGGGATGATGAAGAGCAACGGTAACCTGGTAGATCTCATCGAAAAGGTCAAACCGGAGATCCGGACGCTCATAGAGAAATGCAACACG GTAAAAATGTGGGTGCAGCTGCTGATTCCCAGGATAGAAGATGGCAACAACTTTGGAGTGTCCATCCAGGAGGAGACAGTGGCCGAGCTCAGGACGGTGGAAGGCGAGGCGGCCTCTTACCTCGACCAGATATCCAG ATATTACATCACCCGAGCAAAGCTGGTTTCGAAAATAGCAAAATATCCTCATGTG GAAGACTATCGGCGCACAGTAACAGAGATCGACGAGAAGGAATATATAAGTCTGAAGATCATTGTATCGGAGCTCCGAAATCAATAC GTGGCGCTACACGATATGATCCTGAAGAACATTGAGAAAATCAAGAGGCCTCGGAGCAGTAACGCAGAAGCCTTGTACTGA